The following coding sequences are from one Desulfosoma caldarium window:
- a CDS encoding glycosyltransferase family 4 protein — translation MTSCGLHVVFTVNADWVFRIHFLPLAQLLTRQGFQVTIMARDTGEGAAIERRGMHFIHWPVTRSGKNPVMETAAVLHLLRHYRRMKPDLVHHIGLKAICYGSVASRLLRLPAVHMFIGLGFAFRNQAGRSSRLFLKPWLRTLRGDKRSVLVFQNAADRAYGQSQGWGKEEKTYVVGGVGVDLSGFREQPEPQAPPFVVVFASRMLWDKGVGEFVEAARILKKEWGELVQFVLVGGHDAENPCAVPRSCLEGWHREGVVDWLGFRHDIPQILAMSHLVVLPSYYGEGVPKILLEAAAVGRAAVTTDWPGCRDAVLDGVTGRLVPPKDPRALARAIDHLLSNRELRSKMGHRARERAEKEFSVVRFSQKILRVYRDVLSISRKDFPLTGNPMQDVFI, via the coding sequence ATGACGAGCTGTGGACTGCACGTGGTTTTTACCGTCAATGCCGACTGGGTTTTTCGTATTCATTTCCTTCCTCTCGCCCAGTTGCTCACAAGGCAGGGCTTTCAGGTGACCATCATGGCCAGGGATACGGGAGAGGGTGCGGCAATAGAAAGGCGCGGCATGCATTTTATCCATTGGCCGGTGACGCGTTCTGGTAAGAACCCTGTTATGGAAACGGCGGCTGTGCTGCACCTCTTGCGCCATTACCGACGGATGAAACCGGATCTGGTCCATCACATTGGACTCAAGGCGATTTGCTACGGGTCGGTCGCGTCCAGATTGTTGCGGCTTCCGGCCGTGCACATGTTTATTGGGCTAGGGTTTGCCTTTCGAAACCAAGCCGGGCGAAGCAGCCGGCTTTTTCTCAAGCCCTGGCTTCGAACTTTAAGAGGGGATAAGCGAAGTGTTTTGGTTTTTCAAAATGCAGCGGATAGAGCCTATGGTCAGTCTCAGGGCTGGGGAAAGGAGGAAAAAACGTACGTCGTCGGTGGCGTGGGCGTGGATCTGAGCGGCTTTCGAGAGCAACCTGAGCCGCAGGCACCTCCTTTTGTGGTCGTGTTTGCCTCGCGGATGCTGTGGGATAAGGGGGTGGGAGAATTCGTTGAAGCAGCGAGGATTCTTAAGAAAGAGTGGGGGGAACTGGTCCAGTTTGTTCTCGTTGGTGGGCACGATGCGGAAAACCCTTGCGCAGTCCCGAGGTCGTGTTTGGAAGGCTGGCATCGTGAAGGGGTTGTGGATTGGTTAGGATTCCGCCACGACATCCCACAGATCCTTGCCATGTCACATCTCGTTGTTCTTCCTTCATACTATGGCGAAGGCGTCCCAAAAATTTTGCTGGAAGCTGCAGCCGTTGGGCGTGCTGCCGTGACGACGGACTGGCCTGGCTGTCGGGACGCCGTTCTGGATGGTGTGACAGGAAGGCTTGTGCCGCCGAAAGATCCCCGGGCGTTGGCACGAGCCATCGACCATCTTTTATCCAATAGGGAACTGCGGTCCAAGATGGGCCACCGGGCACGAGAAAGAGCGGAGAAAGAATTTAGCGTGGTACGGTTTTCGCAAAAGATTTTGCGTGTCTATCGTGATGTGCTGTCGATTTCGCGCAAGGATTTCCCATTGACTGGAAATCCCATGCAAGATGTTTTTATCTAA
- a CDS encoding GspMb/PilO family protein, which translates to MMGVWGRRTRRWTAIAVLATGLWVVWYMVQCAPKMEAASSAEASVNLQKTKQDKLRRQIAKIREDLSHQGQLAEELGRVEQLLLEAKSLDDAASKMQQRLQESFEKAGLQVQAYNVLNPTAWEEIPMAQVEFRLSANPSALAELLKVLEEDEKLIRVESLSVVYRPAKDFPLFVTLRVGTLFVDTTSLKTVLNQASQN; encoded by the coding sequence ATGATGGGTGTCTGGGGTCGTCGAACGCGGCGCTGGACGGCCATTGCGGTTTTGGCCACCGGTCTTTGGGTGGTGTGGTACATGGTGCAGTGTGCCCCCAAGATGGAAGCCGCTTCATCGGCCGAAGCGTCCGTGAATCTGCAAAAAACCAAACAGGACAAGCTGCGTCGGCAGATCGCCAAGATTCGAGAAGATCTGTCCCATCAGGGGCAATTGGCCGAAGAATTGGGTCGCGTGGAACAGTTGCTGCTGGAGGCCAAGAGCCTGGACGATGCGGCGTCCAAAATGCAGCAGCGCCTTCAGGAATCCTTTGAAAAGGCGGGCCTTCAGGTGCAGGCCTACAATGTCCTCAACCCGACGGCCTGGGAGGAGATTCCCATGGCTCAGGTGGAATTTCGATTGAGCGCCAACCCTTCAGCTCTCGCGGAACTGCTCAAGGTTCTGGAAGAAGACGAGAAACTGATCCGCGTGGAATCCCTGAGCGTGGTCTATCGTCCCGCAAAGGATTTCCCTTTGTTCGTCACGTTACGTGTGGGCACCTTGTTTGTGGATACCACGAGCTTAAAGACCGTGCTGAATCAGGCCTCTCAAAACTGA
- a CDS encoding BACON domain-containing protein produces MKVRAQGVGLPVWIVLVWVLLLLPGAGWSQEENGSDNATDNETLVVSPSFVDVGTFRLLPGESLEPGSFTVTVTGGPQAADGQTSTFLASSDAVWLTLQPTSGTIPGTFTVTPSISEFMEGTFTGTITVISELDPSKSADLTASMTVIRTPGNLLTVSPTQFQLDFTTADLSPRAFSVSIRNADPTHTSFLWSAVSAVPWLTLAPSSGTGNSSATLTVDPTKIPVLADESYVEGTVIFYSGLSTEPVELVVKARVMTVARERLTVFPGSLFWSLERSADGLLDTASSQTLLVISQEPGWFATVDVAFVQISVNSDAEVPGATGRSGSIQVTPVDTVLQAMGFGRFSARITVYNATGDAYRVIPVMVEVRRPGEPISAPPISADISQTSSGFLLVETVDTAWLGLILTAPALTVNYPTQGLCVQAGGVWMDPDGAQGSLDEACSLDQKVYLLVAFPDTVPGLVYALSPQHANGFAVAFQGGVKQPGADDFYYAAGPIGSIPLGPVRLLGLQGRIIVSSRVGRSLGDAVEVQRAQINVRTIEGTWLVSETYRGDVYDYGAERPLRLHRDPGTVNFVGTWGDTPVVCRPGDGMSTLYILEFSERGVPYRYEITSLTSQKMTGRWTFRYGASWETFEATRVAFQ; encoded by the coding sequence ATGAAGGTTCGGGCGCAAGGCGTAGGCTTGCCCGTGTGGATCGTACTGGTGTGGGTGCTTTTGTTGCTTCCCGGTGCCGGCTGGAGTCAGGAAGAGAACGGGAGCGATAACGCAACGGATAATGAAACCCTCGTGGTTTCGCCGAGTTTTGTGGACGTGGGAACCTTCCGGCTGCTTCCCGGGGAGAGTTTGGAGCCTGGGTCTTTTACCGTGACGGTGACCGGAGGCCCTCAGGCAGCGGACGGCCAAACATCCACCTTCCTGGCTTCCAGTGACGCCGTCTGGTTGACGCTGCAGCCCACATCCGGAACGATTCCGGGGACCTTTACGGTGACTCCATCCATTTCCGAATTCATGGAAGGGACCTTTACGGGAACCATCACCGTGATTTCCGAGCTCGATCCCTCCAAGTCCGCCGACCTTACCGCTTCCATGACGGTCATTCGCACGCCGGGAAACCTGCTCACAGTTTCCCCCACGCAGTTTCAGTTGGATTTCACCACGGCGGATCTCTCACCGCGAGCCTTTTCCGTCAGCATACGCAATGCCGATCCGACCCATACGAGCTTCTTATGGTCTGCGGTCAGCGCCGTGCCCTGGCTGACACTTGCGCCGTCCAGCGGCACCGGCAATAGCTCGGCCACTCTGACCGTGGATCCCACAAAGATTCCTGTCCTTGCCGACGAATCCTATGTGGAAGGCACGGTGATCTTCTATTCCGGCTTATCCACGGAGCCGGTGGAACTGGTGGTCAAGGCGCGGGTAATGACGGTGGCGCGGGAACGTTTGACCGTCTTTCCGGGCTCTCTCTTCTGGAGCCTTGAACGCTCGGCCGACGGGCTGTTGGATACGGCTTCCTCACAGACCCTGTTGGTGATTTCCCAGGAACCGGGGTGGTTTGCCACGGTGGATGTGGCGTTTGTGCAAATCTCGGTGAATTCCGACGCGGAAGTGCCGGGAGCCACGGGCAGGTCCGGGTCCATTCAGGTGACCCCCGTTGACACGGTCCTTCAGGCCATGGGCTTCGGCCGGTTTTCGGCCCGAATCACGGTTTACAACGCAACCGGGGACGCCTACCGCGTGATTCCGGTTATGGTGGAGGTGCGCCGTCCCGGGGAGCCCATCAGTGCGCCTCCGATTTCGGCGGACATTTCCCAGACCTCATCCGGTTTTCTCTTGGTGGAAACGGTGGACACGGCCTGGTTAGGCCTCATTTTGACCGCTCCTGCGCTGACGGTCAACTATCCGACGCAAGGCCTGTGCGTTCAGGCCGGAGGTGTGTGGATGGATCCCGACGGAGCCCAGGGCAGCCTGGATGAAGCCTGCAGCTTGGATCAGAAAGTCTATCTGCTCGTGGCGTTTCCCGACACTGTGCCCGGGCTGGTTTACGCGCTTTCGCCTCAGCACGCGAACGGTTTTGCCGTGGCGTTTCAAGGCGGCGTGAAGCAGCCAGGAGCCGACGATTTCTACTACGCCGCCGGCCCCATTGGGTCCATTCCTCTCGGACCTGTGCGTCTTCTCGGCTTGCAAGGCCGCATCATCGTGAGTTCCCGGGTGGGAAGAAGCTTGGGGGATGCGGTGGAAGTGCAGCGAGCGCAAATCAATGTGCGCACCATCGAAGGCACCTGGTTGGTCAGCGAAACCTATCGAGGGGACGTCTACGACTACGGCGCGGAGCGACCGTTGCGGCTGCACCGCGACCCTGGAACCGTCAATTTTGTGGGAACCTGGGGGGACACGCCGGTGGTGTGCCGGCCCGGAGACGGCATGAGCACGCTTTATATTCTGGAATTTTCGGAAAGGGGTGTGCCATATAGATACGAAATCACCTCCTTGACCTCACAAAAGATGACAGGGCGGTGGACCTTCCGGTATGGGGCTTCATGGGAGACCTTTGAGGCGACCCGGGTGGCATTTCAGTGA
- a CDS encoding pilus assembly FimT family protein, whose translation MKRRRPSAVKPKPRFLEGGALGARVQGFSLLEVLVALTIMGITVAVLFYGFSQSARLRTQAQEVLEASRVARTILTDSALMAEAVRRGVLQGPVSDEPGWFYRLEAHPLVVPLERDTEAYEDPNMVELTLCVYGESQRSRASRCVVSWYERKG comes from the coding sequence ATGAAACGTAGGCGACCGTCGGCCGTGAAACCGAAACCCCGATTCTTGGAAGGCGGTGCCCTTGGGGCACGCGTTCAAGGGTTTAGTCTTCTTGAGGTGCTGGTTGCCTTGACGATTATGGGTATCACGGTGGCCGTGCTGTTTTACGGGTTCTCGCAGTCGGCTCGGCTTCGGACGCAAGCCCAGGAAGTGTTGGAGGCGTCCAGGGTGGCCCGAACGATTCTCACAGATTCCGCGCTTATGGCCGAGGCGGTGCGCCGCGGCGTTCTGCAGGGGCCGGTGAGCGATGAGCCGGGGTGGTTTTACAGGCTGGAAGCTCACCCTTTGGTGGTTCCTTTGGAACGGGACACGGAAGCGTACGAGGATCCCAACATGGTGGAATTGACCTTGTGCGTCTATGGGGAATCGCAAAGGTCACGCGCTTCGCGGTGTGTGGTGAGCTGGTACGAGAGGAAAGGATAA
- a CDS encoding type II secretion system protein GspK, translating into MEKTSMHTVPGVCLKRQPGWGESGAVLVFVLWALALLSFLGLQTAVASRLRASEALSAWEQLQRGEALRSVMRYVAVTGKNHHIMRPGLWYRWIVGGQEVWVLYEKESSKIRPTDANDAEMRRAFVEFLPLADVREADELTDALLDWQDADDMVRLQGAEAPWYLQRGLKPPTNRPFSSLCEIQKVRGVGPELFWGDFLEKAERAWEQRDVQGQREMLEPERRSLVELLTVTGSKADRLTVLLPLNATTYEVAVIVGKADRDGWSVADRCQGFVRSTPVFP; encoded by the coding sequence ATGGAAAAGACATCCATGCACACAGTCCCAGGGGTTTGTTTGAAAAGGCAACCCGGGTGGGGAGAATCGGGGGCGGTGCTGGTCTTTGTTCTGTGGGCCTTGGCCTTACTTTCTTTTCTGGGCCTGCAGACCGCGGTGGCCTCCCGGCTTCGAGCCTCGGAAGCGCTTTCGGCATGGGAACAGCTGCAAAGAGGGGAAGCGCTGCGCTCGGTGATGCGTTACGTCGCGGTGACAGGGAAAAACCACCATATCATGAGGCCCGGTTTATGGTATCGGTGGATTGTGGGCGGCCAGGAAGTGTGGGTTCTTTACGAGAAGGAGTCATCCAAGATACGGCCCACGGACGCCAACGATGCCGAGATGCGACGGGCGTTCGTCGAATTCTTGCCTCTTGCGGATGTTCGGGAAGCGGACGAGCTGACCGACGCTCTGCTGGATTGGCAGGATGCCGATGACATGGTGCGGCTTCAGGGAGCGGAGGCGCCATGGTACCTTCAAAGAGGTTTAAAGCCGCCGACGAATCGCCCGTTTTCAAGTCTATGTGAAATCCAGAAGGTTCGAGGGGTTGGACCGGAGTTGTTTTGGGGGGATTTTCTGGAAAAGGCCGAGAGGGCTTGGGAACAGCGAGACGTGCAAGGGCAGAGGGAGATGCTTGAGCCCGAGAGGCGTTCTCTGGTGGAGCTTCTGACCGTTACGGGATCCAAAGCGGACCGTTTGACGGTGCTTTTGCCGTTGAATGCCACGACGTACGAGGTGGCGGTGATTGTGGGAAAAGCCGACAGAGACGGATGGAGCGTGGCGGATCGATGCCAGGGATTTGTGCGATCCACACCAGTTTTCCCATAA
- the gspD gene encoding type II secretion system secretin GspD, whose protein sequence is MKGWRVAWRVLMRAGLICLALGMTGCATTSLQGRAPAEPSAESKPPLITPSTPQTVSGAKDGSDKTAEAVVLPSNEEESLAKVSPRELSYQGRLSTEAIPAAVAQQARREAAKMSDADKTVDIDMAFDAADLYQVLDATLYQLFEVNYIVDPSIKAKVTFRAKGSYTKPAFFKLLNDVLQVSGLALVPGPGDMVKVVRKDLGPGLSGAGIDDGAVEAGFVDVTRLIRLRYLGAETAAANIKPFLSPNAVVVPDKASNALVVTDTLTNIEKVAGVLAIMDMDRIQEVSWRIFPLRYAEASEVAQELTEILSKEGLFVRPGADSGGFQLFAIRSLNAVFLATRWPALIDQAARWLAVIDRPGEAGEGIYVYSVENGSAVELADVLSRVYGLSTSTSRTSRTAEGSPSLAGTRSSRSRSRTSSPLTGSTGAGLSTARPSASGASASGPTIPERSTVGAAGGALEGEVAFIPDEATNSIVIKAREKDYHIIRKVLEKLDQIPRQVLINVIIAELSLSGSVEYGIEWFLQGHYKDYTGQFVLDNARSRAVNTALETGTGFAAAVFDSTDFLRGLINALGKDTSLNILSSPNIMASDNKEAYIEVAEEIPIVTGEVTSQETTATSRTIQYRKTGIILKVTPHINSSGLVKMDISQEVSERGEKDPDLKTTSIVSRVAETSLVVQNGQTIVIGGLMRNRNSVSRSGIPGLRNLPLLKYVFGSEGKESSKTELIILITPRVVRDRKEAEMVTQEFSRKVEGLRELLRSRGGVVEENLKAPEPEGR, encoded by the coding sequence ATGAAAGGGTGGCGTGTCGCCTGGAGGGTGCTGATGCGAGCCGGGCTCATATGTCTGGCTCTGGGCATGACGGGATGCGCAACGACGTCGCTGCAGGGCCGGGCCCCTGCGGAGCCTTCTGCTGAATCGAAACCGCCGTTGATAACGCCATCCACGCCGCAGACGGTTTCGGGAGCGAAGGATGGATCGGATAAGACAGCCGAGGCGGTCGTACTTCCATCCAACGAGGAGGAATCTTTGGCGAAGGTTTCGCCGCGGGAGCTTTCCTATCAAGGCCGGTTGAGCACGGAGGCCATTCCTGCGGCCGTGGCGCAACAAGCCCGCCGTGAAGCCGCCAAAATGTCCGATGCCGACAAGACAGTGGACATCGATATGGCCTTTGATGCGGCGGATCTCTACCAAGTCCTGGACGCCACCCTCTATCAATTGTTTGAGGTCAACTACATCGTGGATCCCAGCATCAAGGCCAAAGTCACCTTTCGGGCCAAGGGCTCCTACACCAAGCCTGCTTTCTTTAAGCTGTTGAACGATGTTCTTCAAGTCAGCGGTCTGGCGTTGGTGCCCGGACCGGGCGACATGGTCAAGGTGGTGCGCAAAGATCTGGGACCAGGCTTGAGCGGGGCCGGCATCGATGATGGGGCGGTGGAAGCCGGCTTTGTGGATGTGACCCGCCTCATTCGACTGCGATATCTCGGTGCGGAAACTGCCGCGGCCAACATCAAACCGTTTCTTTCGCCCAATGCCGTGGTGGTGCCGGACAAGGCCAGCAACGCTTTGGTGGTGACGGACACTTTGACCAATATCGAAAAGGTGGCCGGAGTCCTTGCCATCATGGACATGGATCGCATTCAGGAGGTGTCCTGGAGAATCTTTCCTTTGCGTTATGCAGAAGCGTCTGAGGTGGCCCAGGAACTGACGGAGATTTTGAGTAAGGAAGGGCTTTTTGTGCGTCCCGGGGCGGATTCGGGAGGGTTTCAGCTGTTTGCCATCAGGAGTCTCAACGCCGTGTTTCTGGCCACGCGCTGGCCCGCACTCATTGACCAGGCGGCCCGATGGCTTGCGGTGATCGATCGGCCCGGGGAAGCCGGCGAGGGGATCTATGTGTATTCTGTGGAAAACGGGTCGGCAGTGGAATTGGCCGACGTGTTGTCTCGGGTCTACGGTCTGTCCACAAGCACGTCACGGACTTCGAGAACTGCTGAAGGGAGCCCATCGTTGGCCGGCACCCGATCGTCCCGGTCACGTTCCAGGACCTCTTCGCCCCTCACCGGCTCCACCGGCGCCGGACTTTCCACGGCAAGACCGTCGGCTTCCGGCGCCTCGGCCTCGGGCCCCACGATACCCGAAAGATCGACTGTGGGCGCCGCCGGCGGTGCCTTGGAAGGCGAGGTGGCCTTCATTCCAGACGAGGCCACCAACAGTATCGTCATCAAAGCCAGGGAAAAGGATTACCACATCATTCGTAAGGTCCTGGAAAAGTTGGATCAGATTCCACGTCAGGTGCTCATCAATGTCATCATTGCGGAACTGTCCCTTTCGGGGTCCGTGGAATACGGCATCGAATGGTTTCTGCAAGGACACTACAAGGATTATACGGGACAGTTTGTGCTGGATAACGCCCGTTCCCGGGCCGTGAATACGGCCTTGGAAACGGGCACGGGATTTGCCGCCGCTGTCTTCGATAGCACGGATTTTCTTCGAGGCCTCATCAACGCCTTGGGAAAAGACACGTCGTTGAATATTCTCTCATCGCCCAATATCATGGCTTCGGACAACAAGGAGGCCTACATCGAAGTGGCGGAAGAAATTCCCATTGTCACCGGAGAGGTGACAAGCCAGGAAACCACGGCGACCTCGCGCACCATTCAGTACCGCAAAACCGGCATCATTCTCAAAGTCACACCCCACATCAATTCCAGCGGCCTGGTCAAAATGGATATTTCCCAGGAAGTCAGTGAGCGCGGTGAAAAAGATCCGGACCTCAAGACCACATCCATTGTGAGCCGCGTGGCGGAAACCTCCCTGGTGGTACAGAACGGGCAGACGATTGTCATCGGCGGCTTGATGCGAAACCGCAATTCGGTGAGCCGCTCCGGCATTCCGGGCTTGCGTAACCTTCCTCTTTTGAAATATGTTTTCGGCAGTGAAGGAAAAGAAAGCTCCAAGACAGAACTAATTATTCTGATCACCCCGCGGGTGGTTCGAGATCGCAAGGAAGCGGAAATGGTGACTCAGGAATTTTCTCGAAAAGTTGAGGGCCTAAGGGAATTGCTTCGGTCGCGTGGCGGCGTGGTGGAAGAAAATCTTAAAGCACCTGAACCAGAAGGACGATAA
- a CDS encoding PulJ/GspJ family protein, whose protein sequence is MRARPVFQPRADEPQSPGGRCGQDTHGADFTPFGFTLVEVLVAMVLTAMVITLLSSAMRFGLLSWRKLGPENHADILAYAVPVSLERYLEWAATEATVWRGRPGYVFPLCGTAHGLAFYSTYGPPGSDRQGLRLIGYLYDASRHVLEVYDVDLVEKEGEVTDWVRLAEELVHGAHDAGPPLSRYGNVTAFELAYAETDPSDSTREAIGWKDRWTCEENLKLPRRVRLIFGVGTGSSKKVSSWVFSTEVP, encoded by the coding sequence GTGCGTGCCAGGCCGGTGTTTCAACCTCGCGCCGACGAGCCACAAAGCCCCGGTGGGCGCTGTGGACAGGACACCCATGGGGCTGATTTCACGCCCTTCGGGTTCACTTTGGTGGAGGTTTTGGTGGCCATGGTCTTGACGGCCATGGTCATCACCCTGCTGAGTTCGGCCATGCGCTTTGGGCTTCTGTCCTGGCGCAAATTGGGACCTGAAAACCATGCGGACATCTTGGCCTACGCCGTGCCGGTTTCCCTGGAGAGATATCTGGAATGGGCCGCCACGGAAGCCACGGTGTGGAGGGGCCGGCCGGGTTACGTGTTTCCCTTGTGTGGCACGGCGCACGGACTAGCTTTCTACAGCACCTATGGTCCTCCGGGGTCGGACCGACAAGGGCTTCGCCTCATCGGCTACCTCTACGATGCTTCCCGTCATGTCCTTGAGGTTTACGATGTGGATCTTGTCGAAAAAGAGGGCGAAGTGACGGATTGGGTCCGTTTGGCCGAAGAGCTGGTTCACGGCGCGCACGACGCGGGACCACCTCTGAGCCGCTACGGCAACGTCACCGCCTTTGAACTGGCCTATGCGGAGACGGATCCTTCGGATTCCACACGAGAGGCGATTGGATGGAAGGATCGGTGGACGTGCGAAGAAAACCTGAAACTTCCTCGAAGGGTTCGTCTGATTTTCGGCGTCGGCACGGGATCTTCGAAAAAAGTGAGCTCGTGGGTTTTTTCCACAGAAGTTCCCTAG
- a CDS encoding GspH/FimT family pseudopilin: MKSHFKDTGLTLVELLVVLAIVAVSLTLVFTTVGTGLGRKQDRRFVLDLGGVLSKARTQAVSNGQVTAVVFSENDRQCWIAESRDKALGIPEDLEIQARGVLYADDVFYVLFYPDGASSGAELVVARRGTVLGRLRVDSLTGLAMAAEGM; the protein is encoded by the coding sequence ATGAAATCTCATTTTAAAGATACCGGTTTGACTCTGGTGGAACTGCTGGTGGTCCTGGCCATCGTGGCCGTGTCGCTCACCTTGGTCTTCACCACCGTGGGAACCGGTCTCGGCCGCAAACAGGACCGCCGTTTTGTTCTGGACCTGGGCGGTGTTCTGAGTAAAGCCAGAACCCAGGCCGTCTCCAATGGTCAAGTCACGGCCGTGGTGTTTTCCGAAAACGATCGCCAATGCTGGATCGCCGAATCCCGGGATAAAGCCCTCGGGATTCCCGAGGACCTGGAGATTCAAGCTCGAGGCGTCCTTTACGCCGACGACGTCTTTTACGTGCTGTTTTATCCCGATGGGGCGTCCAGTGGAGCGGAACTGGTTGTGGCCCGTCGTGGGACGGTCTTGGGTCGCCTTCGCGTGGATTCACTGACGGGCTTGGCCATGGCGGCGGAAGGAATGTGA
- a CDS encoding PilN domain-containing protein, with protein MFGAKGILGIYVDEDRLDYVHAVKKAGRVRLHSLADGVPAHGALLSGGAKGLEAFLRELPLTPHRRVAIALPRSLFFVREVEVPPVPMEDALDVVRNALPIHVHLSVDDIYWSVDLVRRRNKAIAATLVYVEKKVVDPVLAVLADTGYRESLQGLFPISFGLAAWLRSASSGPVGLVRRDQAMRELLAVDADGVVCSQLVDPLEGVWDRDGIHAWFRAQGGVPPDRIYDWSDASQLEPAMPPKFSADWPHPMVNLGTAAAWALIFHHRGLCVDGRAPQLPGLHPAKVVVPFLLFLAVTAWGVGAHVERRTTVLERHAARLMEETQKLEAELKPLEKNAQEMEQLKKLIEEADVFIKGRPRFYELLNDVAERVPEGTWISRFSYSAGKITASFRSPDSLKTLEGLRASPWLKDVKLQGSVNRGRDGKEMFTVVLEVK; from the coding sequence GTGTTCGGGGCCAAGGGCATACTTGGAATTTATGTGGACGAAGACAGGCTGGATTATGTCCATGCGGTGAAAAAAGCGGGGCGCGTGCGGCTGCATTCGCTCGCTGACGGCGTGCCCGCCCATGGAGCCCTTCTTTCCGGTGGTGCCAAGGGACTGGAAGCCTTTCTGCGCGAGCTGCCCTTGACGCCGCATCGGCGCGTCGCCATCGCTCTGCCGCGCAGCCTCTTTTTCGTTCGCGAGGTGGAGGTTCCGCCGGTGCCCATGGAAGATGCTCTGGACGTGGTGCGAAACGCTCTGCCCATTCATGTCCATCTTTCCGTGGACGACATCTACTGGAGCGTGGATCTTGTTCGGCGCCGGAACAAGGCCATTGCGGCAACCTTGGTCTACGTGGAAAAGAAAGTCGTGGACCCTGTACTGGCGGTGTTGGCCGACACCGGGTACAGGGAGTCGCTGCAAGGCTTGTTTCCCATTTCCTTTGGCCTTGCCGCCTGGCTGCGCTCGGCATCCTCTGGGCCCGTGGGCCTGGTGCGTCGAGACCAAGCGATGCGCGAACTACTTGCCGTCGATGCCGACGGCGTGGTGTGTTCACAGCTTGTGGATCCATTGGAAGGGGTCTGGGATCGCGATGGAATCCATGCATGGTTTCGGGCTCAAGGGGGCGTGCCGCCCGACAGGATTTACGACTGGAGCGACGCTTCACAGCTCGAGCCGGCCATGCCGCCCAAATTTTCCGCCGATTGGCCGCATCCGATGGTCAATCTGGGCACGGCCGCTGCGTGGGCACTCATTTTTCACCACCGTGGGCTGTGTGTGGACGGTCGAGCGCCGCAGCTTCCCGGACTTCACCCTGCTAAAGTGGTTGTGCCGTTTCTTTTGTTTTTGGCCGTGACCGCTTGGGGTGTCGGGGCGCATGTGGAGCGCCGCACAACGGTTTTGGAACGGCACGCCGCACGGTTGATGGAGGAAACGCAAAAACTGGAAGCGGAACTCAAGCCTTTGGAGAAAAACGCTCAAGAAATGGAGCAGCTCAAGAAGCTCATCGAGGAAGCGGATGTGTTCATCAAAGGGCGACCGCGGTTCTATGAGCTGCTCAACGACGTGGCCGAAAGGGTTCCCGAAGGCACCTGGATTTCCCGATTCAGCTATTCGGCGGGCAAAATCACGGCTTCCTTTCGAAGCCCCGATTCTTTGAAAACCCTCGAAGGCCTTCGAGCCTCCCCTTGGCTCAAGGACGTGAAGCTTCAAGGGTCGGTCAATCGCGGCCGCGACGGCAAGGAAATGTTCACCGTGGTGCTGGAGGTCAAATGA